The window CCCTCGTCGTCAAGGTCGTCTAGCTCTGCGACGACATCGGAGCCAAGTACGCGCTCGGAGGGTCGCTAGCCGGTTCGTTCCAATAGCGGAGCCCGCTACGACATCGCGTCGAGGTAGTACCAGCGACCGTGGTCCCGCACGAACCGGGACCGTTCGTGGTGCACTCCGAGACCGGCATGAGGCGTGCTGTAGGTGGCCCGGAACTCGACGATCCCGGTCTCGTCGTCGGGGCCGCCGTCGACGGTGTCGACGATCTGGAGCCCTTGCCAGTCGGGGTTCCCGCTGAGGTCGACCGACGCCGGCCGGGTAGAGGGATGCCACGAAGCCAACAGCCATTCCACATCCCCTGA is drawn from Microthrixaceae bacterium and contains these coding sequences:
- a CDS encoding preprotein translocase produces the protein MRSRFEAFRSGDVEWLLASWHPSTRPASVDLSGNPDWQGLQIVDTVDGGPDDETGIVEFRATYSTPHAGLGVHHERSRFVRDHGRWYYLDAMS